A region from the Manihot esculenta cultivar AM560-2 chromosome 13, M.esculenta_v8, whole genome shotgun sequence genome encodes:
- the LOC110629888 gene encoding protein TIC236, chloroplastic: protein MSSQFQSLFLGVPLSSSLKGQIHANSLYLGRGPLSRRTFRKCMCTKKHNEWITQAIRFSNFCGKYVVFLRNAIGSRSELKVECVKEPFSQSRALVRSLSPLWKEGLLLVRGSVFVAVISGVCLLVWYGQNKAKGYIESKLLPSICSALSDYIQREIDFGKVRRVSPLSITLESCSIGPHGEEFSCGEVPTMKLRLCPFASLRRGKIVIDAVLSHPSVVVVQKKDYTWLGIPASEGSLQRHLSTEEGIDYRTKTRRVAREELAACWERQRDNDAKEAAERGYIIPERDSSLSEDEVWQEDAIQLTNLTNYKSFSCMDEKMRWRDHHCMDTGPAYNMKHADLEKAFGVKFPGSGLKFWSSVITGPKKLKFKRRSNGCDNSAAGINAKRRILERSASRAIAYFRGLANEEFDEPSQSSDGYDIMSLDTLLVQIQRDNNADVSVDVSSVEERLPADNQHGEPDENLGIQPLTRSKHLLSRTYGFSLIRDPFLKTLDILTEAAKVGENFPSSTNVVRDAKINGVNGEYLSVDVVNRDMDAHTSEINNYTSGKPHSEPAMVYPVSSSSLTLNSGLSSFSRNIRRSFSYFLAGPIQKLKSGLGPKVEDIVAELVDGVDVVPSEGIEKMLPVSLDSVHFKGGTLMLLAYGDREPREMENVNGHLKFQNHYGRVYVQLSGNCKMWRSDAISEDGGWLSADVFVDILEQKWHANLKIAKLFAPLFERILEIPIAWSKGRATGEVHICMSRGETFPNLHGQLDVTGLAFQIFDAPSSFSDISASLCFRGQRIFLHNTSGWFGNIPLEASGDFGIHPEEGEFHLMCQVPSVEVNSLMKTFKMRPLLFPLAGSVTAVFNCQGPLDAPIFVGSGMVSRKISHSVSDVPVSTAYEAMLRSKDAGAVAAVDRVPFSYLSANFTFNTDNCVADLYGIRASLVDGGEIRGAGNAWICPEGEVDDSAMDVNFSGNFSFDRIMHRYIPGYLQLMPLKLGDLTGETKLSGSLLKPRFDIKWVAPKAEGSFTDARGDIVISHDYITINSSSVAFELYTKVQTTYPDEYWLDRKEFDANYGIPFTVDGIELDLRMRGFEFFSLVSSYPFDSPRPTHLKATGKVKFQGKVLKPSSIANEKDLPCDKKVSHEQIEGNKESLVGEVSVSGLRLNQLMLAPQLVGQLSISRDHIKLDAMGRPDESLAVELVVPLQPSCEENSQNEKLSSFSLQKGQLRVNASFRPLHSATLEVRHLPLDELELASLRGTIQRAEIQLNLQKRRGHGVLSVLRPKFSGVLGESLDVAARWSGDVITVEKTVLEQTSSRYELQGEYVLPGTRDRNLAGKERGDLFKRAMTGQLGTVISSMGRWRMRLEVPRAEVAEMLPLARLLSRSTDPAVRSRSKDLFIQSLQSVALYSESLQDLLEVIREHCTASNEVILEDISLPGLAELKGRWHGSLDASGGGNGDTMVDFDFHGEDWEWGTYETQRVLAVGAYSNNDGLRLERIFIQKDNATIHADGTLLGPKTNLHFAVLNFPVSLVPTVVQVIESSASDTVHSLRQLLAPIRGILHMEGDLRGNLAKPECDVQVRLLDGAIGGIDLGRAEIVASLTSTSRFLFNAKFEPIIQNGHVHIQGSVPINFVQNNSFEEEDTETDKTGATWVPGWVKERNSDPSDETSEKKFLRDRNEESWNSQLAESLKVLNWNFLDAGEVRIDADIKDGGMMMLTALSPYVNWLHGNADVMLQVRGTVEQPVLDGFASFHRASINSPVLRKPFTNFGGTVHVKSNRLCITSLESRVSRRGKLFIKGNLPLRTSEASLGDKIDLKCEVLEVRAKNILSGQVDTQLQVTGSILQPNLSGNIKLSHGEAYLPHDKGSGGAAFNRLASSQSRLPGRGLNRAVASRYVSRFFSSEPDASRTKFPQTTVKSTEAEKELEQFSIKPNVDIRLSDLKLVLGPELRIVYPLILNFAVSGELELNGLAHPKWIKPKGVLTFENGDVNLVATQVRLKREHLNIAKFEPEHGLDPMLDLALVGSEWQFRIQSRASNWQDKLVVTSTRSVEQDALTPSEAARVFESQLAESILEGDGQLAFKKLATATLETLMPRIEGKGEFGQARWRLVYAPQIPSLLSVDPSVDPLKSLANNISFGTEVEVQLGKHLQASIVRQMKDSEMAMQWTLIYHLTSRLRVLLQSAPSKRLLFEYSATSQD, encoded by the exons ATGAGCTCACAATTCCAATCCCTGTTCCTTGGGGTTCCGCTTTCCAGTTCTTTGAAAGGGCAAATCCATGCCAATTCTTTGTATCTGGGAAGAGGTCCGTTATCAAGAAGAACTTTTCGCAAATGTATGTGCACCAAAAAGCATAATGAATggattactcaagcaattaggTTTTCAAATTTTTGTGGCAAGTATGTAGTGTTTCTAAGGAATGCCATTGGATCAAGAAGTGAGTTGAAGGTGGAATGTGTGAAAGAGCCTTTTTCTCAAAGCAGAGCTCTTGTGAGATCGTTGTCTCCTTTGTGGAAAGAGGGATTACTTCTAGTCAGAGGTTCAGTTTTTGTGGCTGTGATATCTGGGGTGTGCTTGTTGGTTTGGTATGGGCAGAACAAAGCCAAGGGTTATATTGAGTCCAAGCTTTTGCCTTCCATTTGTTCAGCGCTTAGTGATTATATTCAGCGTGAGATTGATTTTGGTAAGGTTCGGAGGGTTTCTCCTTTAAGCATAACTCTAGAGTCATGCTCAATTGGGCCTCATGGTGAAGAATTTTCTTGCGGTGAGGTACCTACTATGAAGCTCCGTCTTTGCCCATTTGCAAGTTTGAGGAGAGGGAAGATTGTGATTGATGCGGTTTTATCACATCCTAGTGTTGTGGTTGTGCAAAAGAAGGATTACACTTGGTTAGGTATACCAGCATCTGAAGGTTCTCTGCAAAGGCACTTATCTACTGAAGAAGGGATTGATTATCGTACCAAAACAAGGAGAGTTGCCAGGGAGGAATTGGCTGCTTGCTGGGAAAGACAGAGGGATAACGATGCAAAAGAAGCTGCAGAGAGGGGTTACATTATTCCTGAGAGGGATTCTAGCTTGTCTGAAGATGAAGTTTGGCAGGAGGATGCAATTCAGCTGACAAATTTAACAAACTACAAGTCTTTCTCGTGCATGGATGAAAAGATGCGCTGGAGGGATCACCACTGCATGGACACAGGTCCTGCTTATAATATGAAGCATGCTGATTTGGAAAAAGCTTTTGGTGTAAAATTTCCTGGTTCAGGTCTTAAATTCTGGTCTAGTGTGATTACAGGACCcaaaaaactcaaatttaagAGGAGGAGTAATGGGTGTGATAACTCAGCAGCTGGTATAAATGCTAAAAGACGAATCCTTGAACGCAGTGCATCAAGAGCAATTGCATATTTCCGTGGCCTTGCCAATGAGGAGTTTGATGAACCTTCTCAATCATCTGATGGTTATGATATTATGAGCCTTGACACCCTTTTGGTGCAAATCCAACGTGATAATAATGCAGACGTATCTGTTGATGTAAGTAGTGTGGAAGAACGTTTGCCTGCTGACAACCAGCATGGAGAACCTGATGAAAATTTAGGAATCCAGCCTCTCACAAGGAGCAAACATTTACTTAGTCGTACATATGGTTTCAGTCTTATACGTGATCCGTTTCTTAAAACTCTAGATATACTTACTGAAGCTGCAAAAGTTGGTGAAAATTTTCCATCTAGCACAAATGTGGTAAGGGATGCTAAAATAAATGGCGTAAATGGTGAGTATTTATCAGTTGATGTTGTAAATAGAGATATGGATGCACATACATCTGAGATTAATAATTATACTTCTGGAAAGCCTCATTCTGAACCTGCAATGGTCTATCCAGTTTCAAGTTCATCCCTGACCTTGAATTCTGGCTTATCTTCTTTTTCAAGAAATATCAGGAGAtcgttttcttattttttagccGGTCCCATTCAGAAGCTGAAGTCGGGATTGGGCCCAAAAGTTGAAGATATTGTTGCAGAGCTTGTTGATGGTGTAGATGTAGTTCCTAGTGAAGGAATTGAGAAGATGCTTCCAGTTTCGCTGGATTCTGTTCATTTCAAAGGTGGAACCCTAATGCTGCTTGCATATGGTGACAGGGAGCCTAG AGAGATGGAGAATGTCAATGGGCATTTGAAGTTCCAAAATCACTATGGCCGTGTGTATGTCCAGTTGAGTGGCAACTGTAAGATGTGGAGATCTGACGCAATATCTGAAGATGGTGGCTGGCTATCTGCTGATGTTTTTGTTGATATTCTTGAGCAGAAATGGCATGCTAATTTAAAAATTGCCAAACTCTTTGCTCCG CTTTTTGAAAGGATTTTAGAAATTCCAATTGCTTGGTCCAAAGGGAGAGCCACTGGTGAG GTTCATATTTGCATGTCCAGAGGGGAAACGTTTCCTAATCTTCATGGGCAGCTTGATGTGACAGGACTAGCCTTTCAGATATTTGATGCTCCATCATCATTTTCT GACATCTCAGCGAGTTTATGTTTTCGTGGTCAGAGGATATTCTTACACAATACTAGTGGCTGGTTTGGCAATATTCCTTTAGAAGCTTCTGGAGATTTTGGCATTCATCCAGAGGAAGGAGAATTTCATCTAATGTGTCAA GTTCCAAGTGTAGAAGTAAATTCCCTGATGAAAACATTTAAGATGAGGCCTTTATTATTCCCA TTAGCAGGTTCTGTAACTGCTGTATTTAACTGTCAAGGCCCTCTGGATGCTCCTATATTTGTGGGAAGTGGAATGGTTTCCAGGAAGATATCTCATTCGGTTTCAGATGTCCCTGTGTCCACTGCATATGAGGCAATGTTGAGAAGCAAGGATGCTGGTGCTGTGGCAGCAGTTGACCGTGTCCCATTTTCGTATCTGTCAGCTAATTTCACATTTAACACTGATAATTGT GTTGCTGACTTGTATGGAATCAGAGCTAGCCTTGTGGATGGTGGTGAAATTCGGGGGGCAGGGAATGCATGGATTTGCCCTGAG GGCGAGGTGGATGATTCAGCAATGGATGTAAATTTCTCTGGCAATTTTTCCTTTGATAGGATCATGCATCGATATATTCCGGGTTATCTTCAGCTGATGCCACTAAAGTTAGGGGACCTAACGGGAGAAACAAAACTTTCTGGATCCCTTTTGAAACC GAGGTTTGACATCAAGTGGGTTGCACCAAAAGCTGAAGGATCATTTACTGATGCTCGAGGAGATATCGTGATCTCACATGATTATATTACCATTAACTCTTCATCTGTTGCTTTCGAGTTATACACAAAAGTTCAGACAACTTACCCTGATGAATACTGGCTAGATAGAAAAGAGTTTGATGCAAACTATGGCATTccatttactgttgatggaatTGAGTTGGACCTACGCATGCGTGGTTTTGAGTTTTTCAGCTTGGTCTCTTCTTATCCATTTGATTCTCCACGACCTACACACTTGAAAGCAACTGGAAAAGTCAAATTTCAGGGAAAGGTTCTCAAGCCATCAAGTATTGCTAATGAGAAGGATCTTCCTTGTGACAAAAAAGTGTCCCATGAGCAAATAGAGGGGAACAAAGAAAGTCTTGTTGGTGAGGTTTCAGTATCGGGTCTTAGACTAAATCAGTTGATGCTGGCGCCTCAATTGGTTGGGCAGTTAAGCATTTCACGTGACCATATCAAG TTGGATGCCATGGGTAGGCCAGATGAAAGTCTTGCAGTTGAGCTTGTGGTACCCTTACAACCTAGTTGTGAAGAAAACTCACAAAATGAAAAATTGTCATCTTTTTCCCTTCAGAAGGGGCAACTACGAGTTAATGCGTCTTTCAGACCATTACATTCTGCTACCTTGGAG GTACGCCATCTGCCCCTGGATGAGTTGGAGTTGGCTTCACTTCGGGGCACAATTCAAAGG GCAGAAATTCAGCTTAATCTGCAGAAGAGAAGGGGTCATGGTGTATTATCTGTGCTTCGTCCAAAATTTAGCGGTGTGCTTGGTGAATCCTTGGATGTGGCTGCTAGATGGAGTGGTGACGTT ATCACTGTTGAGAAAACCGTTTTGGAACAAACCAGTAGCCGTTATGAGCTTCAAGGTGAATATGTGTTACCTGGCACCCGAGACAGAAACCTTGCTGGAAAGGAAAGAGGTGACTTGTTTAAAAGGGCAATGACTGGACAACTGGGTACCGTCATATCTTCTATGGGAAGATGGAGAATGAGACTTGAAGTTCCTCGAGCAGAGGTTGCTGAGATGCTTCCACTTGCAAGGCTTCTTTCTCGAAGTACAGATCCTGCTGTTAGATCTAGATCAAAG GACCTTTTCATTCAAAGTTTGCAGTCAGTAGCATTATATTCTGAAAGTCTTCAGGACTTGCTTGAG GTCATACGGGAACATTGTACTGCATCAAATGAAGTCATTCTGGAAGACATAAGTCTTCCAGGTTTGGCTGAGCTTAAAGGCCGCTGGCATGGTTCTCTTGATGCTAGTGGTGGAGGCAATGGTGACACAATG GTGGACTTTGACTTTCATGGGGAGGATTGGGAATGGGGAACCTACGAAACTCAGCGTGTTCTAGCAGTTGGTGCATATAGCAATAATGATGGTTTGCGCCTTGAGAGGATCTTTATCCAAAAGGATAATGCCACAATCCATGCTGATGGCACTTTGTTAGGGCCTAAAACCAATCTTCATTTTGCAGTTCTGAATTTTCCTGTCAGTCTAGTCCCAACTGTGGTGCAGGTTATTGAATCATCAGCTTCTGACACAGTTCATTCTTTGCGGCAACTTTTAGCTCCAATTCGAGGTATATTGCATATGGAAGGAGATCTCAGAGGAAATCTTGCAAAACCAGAATGTGATGTGCAGGTAAGACTCTTGGATGGtgccattgggggcattgatctTGGACGAGCTGAAATTGTTGCTTCTCTAACGTCGACCAGTCGTTTTCTATTCAATGCCAAATTTGAACCAATTATCCAAAATGGCCACGTACATATTCAAGGAAGTGTTCCCATTAATTTTGTTCAAAATAACTCGTTTGAGGAAGAAGACACAGAAACCGATAAAACTGGAGCAACTTGGGTCCCTGGTTGGGTGAAGGAAAGAAATAGCGACCCTTCTGATGAAACcagtgaaaaaaaatttttaagagATAGAAATGAAGAAAGTTGGAATAGTCAATTAGCAGAAAGCTTAAAAGTCCTGAATTGGAATTTCTTAGATGCAGGAGAAGTTAGGATTGATGCTGATATCAAGGATGGGGGAATGATGATGTTAACAGCTTTATCTCCTTATGTCAACTGGCTTCATGGCAATGCTGATGTTATGCTTCAG GTAAGAGGTACAGTTGAGCAACCTGTTCTTGATGGATTTGCTTCATTCCACAGAGCATCTATAAATTCACCAGTACTCCGAAAACCGTTTACAAATTTTGGTGGGACAGTACATGTAAAATCAAATAGGCTATGCATCACTTCACTGGAAAGCCGGGTCAGCAGAAGAGGAAAGCTATTTATAAAAGGCAATCTACCCCTCAGAACAAGTGAAGCATCTCTTGGTGATAAAATTGACTTAAAATGTGAAGTCCTGGAAGTACGAGCAAAGAATATTTTGAG TGGCCAGGTTGACACTCAGTTACAAGTAACTGGTTCTATACTTCAACCAAACTTATCAGGAAATATTAAGTTGAGCCATGGAGAAGCTTATCTACCACATGATAAGGGTAGTGGAGGTGCTGCTTTTAATAGATTGGCATCAAGTCAGTCCAGGCTTCCTGGCAGGGGGCTCAATCGAGCAGTTGCTTCTAGATATGTTTCACGGTTTTTCAGTTCAGAACCTGATGCTTCAAGGACCAAGTTCCCTCAAACTACTG TTAAATCAACTGAAGCTGAAAAGGAATTGGAGCAATTTAGCATTAAACCAAATGTAGATATTCGCCTTAGTGATTTGAAGCTTGTGTTAGGACCAGAATTGAGGATTGTTTATCCGTTAATTCTCAATTTTGCTGTTAGCGGAGAGCTTGAGCTAAATGGCTTGGCACATCCAAAGTGGATAAAACCTAAGGGTGTTCTCACATTTGAGAATGGCGATGTCAATCTTGTTGCCACTCAG GTGAGGCTTAAGCGAGAGCATCTAAATATAGCAAAGTTTGAGCCTGAGCATGGACTAGATCCTATGCTAGACTTAGCGTTGGTTGGATCTGAGTGGCAATTCAGGATTCAAAGTCGAGCCAGCAATTGGCAAGACAAACTGGTGGTGACCTCCACTCGTTCTGTGGAACAGGATGCTCTCACACCTAGTGAG GCTGCTAGAGTCTTTGAGAGTCAATTAGCGGAATCCATACTGGAGGGTGACGGCCAGCTTGCATTTAAAAAGCTTGCAACTGCAACACTTGAAACATTGATGCCAAGAATAGAAGGGAAGGGGGAATTTGGTCAAGCTAGATGGAGGCTGGTGTACGCCCCACAGATTCCTAGTTTACTTTCGGTCGATCCTTCAGTTGATCCTCTAAAATCTTTGGCCAATAACATTTCATTTGGTACGGAAGTTGAAGTGCAGCTTGGGAAACATCTTCAG GCCTCTATTGTAAGGCAGATGAAGGACTCGGAGATGGCAATGCAATGGACTTTGATTTACCACCTCACAAGCCGCTTGCGAGTGCTCCTACAATCTGCCCCCTCCAAACGCCTCCTTTTTGAATATTCTGCCACGTCGCAGGACTGA